A region of Marnyiella aurantia DNA encodes the following proteins:
- the hutG gene encoding formimidoylglutamase has translation MNRANNSIWQGRFDGDSPLQHRIWQRVSHHENYSDISPKDFVLHGFAVEEGVRRNKGRVGAAAAPEIIRKNMANFPVVKPEFTLKDFGDVSDSSALETVQAELAERTAAGLVRGGRSLVLGGGHEVTYAHYSGIKKAFHGKKIGIINIDAHFDNREPEEGIGASSGTGFWQIAQEGTIHSLHIGIQRNSNTLKLFDTAHKYGMKYITADEIFFENLPGIYERIDELAESVDVLYLTICMDVFNAAIAPAVSALAYNGIFTDPAFMHFYRHILQSEKLVAMDVAEVNPGLDPDQRTARLAASLLNEWLMI, from the coding sequence ATGAATAGAGCCAACAACAGTATCTGGCAGGGACGTTTTGATGGTGACAGTCCTTTGCAGCACCGAATCTGGCAAAGAGTATCGCACCATGAGAATTATAGTGATATTTCACCGAAGGACTTCGTTTTACACGGATTTGCAGTGGAGGAGGGGGTTCGGCGCAATAAGGGTCGGGTGGGTGCAGCTGCTGCGCCGGAGATAATCCGAAAGAATATGGCCAATTTCCCCGTTGTTAAACCTGAATTTACGTTAAAGGATTTCGGTGATGTTTCAGACAGTTCTGCATTGGAGACCGTTCAGGCAGAACTTGCGGAAAGAACAGCGGCTGGTCTGGTAAGAGGAGGTAGATCATTGGTATTGGGTGGTGGTCACGAGGTGACCTACGCACATTATTCAGGAATTAAGAAAGCTTTCCACGGGAAAAAGATTGGAATCATTAACATCGATGCTCATTTTGATAACCGCGAGCCGGAGGAAGGCATTGGTGCAAGTTCAGGTACCGGTTTCTGGCAGATTGCGCAGGAAGGCACAATCCATTCACTTCATATCGGGATACAGCGAAATTCCAATACGTTGAAGCTGTTTGATACCGCTCACAAATACGGGATGAAATATATAACAGCCGATGAAATTTTCTTTGAAAACCTGCCCGGTATCTATGAGAGGATCGATGAACTGGCGGAAAGCGTGGACGTCCTGTATCTGACAATCTGCATGGACGTATTTAATGCGGCAATTGCACCTGCAGTTTCAGCGTTGGCTTATAACGGAATTTTTACAGACCCTGCTTTCATGCATTTCTACAGACATATACTTCAAAGTGAAAAACTTGTTGCGATGGATGTTGCCGAAGTCAACCCCGGCCTGGATCCTGACCAGAGAACAGCCAGACTGGCAGCTTCGCTCCTGAATGAATGGCTGATGATCTAA
- a CDS encoding FMN-binding negative transcriptional regulator, which yields MYIPKIYKSEDRELMKQIISENGFAMLISAKEKLWATHSMFVMNENMEDFYLETHVSRGNHQAKVLKDGDEVLCDFLGANAYISSSWYDHINVSTWNYEAVQVRGTVRLMTDDELYLHLHKLTYKYEKQQRCPMFAEEIGEENIRNEMKGAFGMNIFPTEIHIASKLSQNRKETDFKNIIKELQESPEENSRKVAEKMKNTKSV from the coding sequence ATGTACATCCCAAAGATATATAAGAGCGAAGACCGCGAACTGATGAAGCAAATCATAAGCGAAAACGGCTTTGCGATGCTCATTTCTGCTAAGGAAAAACTTTGGGCCACACATTCCATGTTTGTCATGAACGAAAATATGGAAGATTTTTATCTTGAAACGCATGTATCAAGGGGGAACCATCAGGCAAAAGTACTAAAGGACGGAGATGAAGTCCTATGTGACTTTTTAGGCGCGAATGCGTATATCTCCTCATCATGGTATGACCACATTAATGTGTCTACCTGGAACTATGAAGCGGTTCAGGTGCGCGGGACGGTCAGACTCATGACTGATGATGAACTTTACCTTCATCTGCACAAACTTACCTACAAATACGAGAAACAACAAAGATGTCCGATGTTTGCTGAGGAGATTGGCGAAGAAAATATTAGAAATGAAATGAAAGGTGCTTTCGGAATGAATATATTCCCAACCGAAATTCATATTGCATCAAAACTTTCACAAAACAGAAAAGAGACTGATTTTAAGAATATCATTAAAGAACTGCAGGAGTCTCCAGAGGAAAATTCAAGAAAAGTTGCGGAGAAAATGAAAAATACTAAGTCTGTTTAA
- a CDS encoding MBL fold metallo-hydrolase, whose amino-acid sequence MKLYPIQCGKFKLDGGAMFGVVPKSLWERTNPVDERNLIELGTRSLLVEDGKKLILIDCGLGNKQDEKFFGHYSLWGDDSLDKNLKKYGFVREDITDVFLTHLHFDHCGGAIEWNDDRTGYRPAFKNAEYWTNEEHWKWATEPNPREKASFLKENIMPMQESGQLRFLPTPTSGNYGFAPDLKMDVIFVDGHTEKQMLPVIQYQEKTIVFAADLIPTVGHIPQVYVMGYDTRPLLTMEEKAKFLQKCIDNEYLLYFEHDAQHELASLKMTEKGIRLDETFTMNDVFGY is encoded by the coding sequence ATGAAATTATATCCAATTCAGTGCGGAAAATTTAAACTGGACGGAGGCGCCATGTTTGGCGTGGTCCCAAAATCGTTATGGGAAAGAACCAACCCTGTCGACGAGAGAAATCTTATTGAATTAGGTACCCGTTCTCTTCTGGTTGAAGACGGTAAGAAACTGATCCTGATAGACTGTGGACTTGGAAATAAGCAGGACGAAAAGTTTTTTGGCCATTACTCGCTTTGGGGCGATGATTCACTTGATAAAAATCTAAAGAAATATGGATTTGTACGGGAAGATATTACAGATGTATTCCTCACTCACCTCCATTTCGACCACTGTGGTGGTGCAATTGAGTGGAATGACGACCGCACAGGCTACCGGCCAGCTTTCAAAAACGCGGAATACTGGACTAATGAGGAACACTGGAAATGGGCAACGGAACCAAACCCCCGTGAAAAGGCCAGCTTTCTGAAGGAAAACATCATGCCTATGCAGGAAAGCGGACAGCTGCGCTTTCTGCCTACGCCCACCAGCGGAAATTACGGTTTCGCCCCGGACCTGAAAATGGATGTCATTTTCGTGGACGGACACACCGAGAAGCAGATGTTACCCGTAATACAGTACCAGGAGAAAACCATTGTTTTTGCAGCGGACTTAATCCCGACCGTAGGGCACATTCCGCAGGTTTACGTTATGGGATACGATACGCGCCCGCTGTTGACCATGGAGGAAAAGGCCAAATTTCTGCAGAAATGTATAGACAATGAGTATCTTTTATATTTTGAACATGATGCACAACACGAACTTGCCAGCCTCAAAATGACAGAAAAAGGGATCCGTCTTGACGAAACATTTACAATGAACGATGTTTTCGGATATTAA
- the rplJ gene encoding 50S ribosomal protein L10 translates to MTKEDKVLVIQEIKDLLQDAKVVYVADLEGLNAAKSSDFRRQAFKNNISVKVVKNTLLQKAMESMEVDFSEMFPTFKGNSALMVAETANAPAKLIKDFRKKEATPALKSAYVQETVYVGDENLENLANIKSKEEMLGEIIGLLQSPIQRLVSALQNKAEGADAAAEETPADEAPAAEAAAAPEAAEGTEAPAAE, encoded by the coding sequence ATGACTAAAGAAGATAAAGTATTAGTAATACAAGAAATAAAAGACCTTCTGCAGGACGCGAAAGTGGTTTATGTAGCAGATCTTGAAGGCTTGAATGCTGCAAAGTCGTCAGATTTTAGAAGACAGGCATTTAAGAACAACATCAGCGTAAAAGTGGTGAAAAATACACTTCTACAAAAAGCGATGGAATCAATGGAAGTGGATTTCTCTGAAATGTTCCCTACATTCAAAGGAAACTCCGCTCTTATGGTAGCCGAAACAGCTAATGCACCTGCAAAGCTGATCAAGGATTTCAGAAAAAAAGAAGCAACTCCTGCTCTTAAGTCTGCTTACGTACAGGAAACTGTTTATGTAGGTGATGAAAACCTGGAAAACCTGGCGAACATCAAATCCAAAGAAGAAATGCTTGGAGAAATCATCGGATTGCTTCAGTCACCAATTCAAAGACTTGTTTCTGCATTACAGAACAAAGCTGAAGGTGCTGATGCTGCTGCTGAAGAAACTCCTGCTGACGAAGCTCCTGCTGCTGAAGCAGCTGCTGCTCCGGAAGCTGCAGAAGGAACTGAGGCTCCTGCTGCTGAATAA
- the ruvB gene encoding Holliday junction branch migration DNA helicase RuvB: protein MPDFLHPDKDNFSDDELLQEEKIRPQSFQDFAGQRKTLDNLEVFVAAAKNRGGALDHVLLHGPPGLGKTTLANIIANELGVGCKITSGPVLDKPGSLAGLLTNLEENDVLFIDEIHRLSPIVEEYLYSAMEDYKIDIMLESGPNARSVQIGLNPFTLVGATTRSGMLTKPMLARFGIQSRLEYYTIELLGMIIERSARVLGVKIYEDAALEIARRSRGTPRIANALLRRVRDFAEIKGNGEIEIGITKFALNSLNVDEFGLDDMDNKIMRVMIENFRGKPVGISALATSIGENPETLEEVYEPFLIQEGFMIRTPRGREVTEKAYRHLNISVPKRPDQLF from the coding sequence ATGCCCGATTTTTTGCATCCTGATAAGGATAATTTTTCAGATGATGAACTGCTGCAGGAGGAGAAAATCCGGCCCCAGAGCTTTCAGGACTTTGCGGGGCAACGAAAGACGCTGGATAACCTTGAAGTCTTTGTAGCTGCTGCTAAAAACCGGGGTGGTGCACTGGATCATGTGCTTCTGCACGGACCTCCGGGACTTGGAAAAACCACTTTAGCAAATATCATTGCCAACGAACTCGGAGTTGGATGTAAGATCACTTCCGGACCGGTTCTGGATAAGCCGGGCAGCCTCGCGGGCCTTTTAACCAATCTTGAAGAAAATGATGTACTCTTCATTGACGAGATTCACCGGCTTTCGCCTATCGTGGAGGAATATCTTTACTCAGCGATGGAAGATTACAAAATCGATATTATGCTGGAGTCCGGCCCGAATGCCAGAAGTGTACAGATTGGTCTTAATCCCTTTACGCTGGTAGGTGCAACTACCCGTAGCGGTATGCTTACCAAACCGATGCTTGCCAGATTTGGAATACAGTCCAGGCTGGAATATTATACCATTGAATTGCTGGGAATGATTATTGAGAGGAGCGCCCGCGTACTTGGAGTCAAGATTTATGAAGATGCAGCTTTGGAAATAGCACGACGCAGCCGCGGGACACCCAGAATTGCAAATGCACTGCTCAGAAGGGTTCGCGACTTCGCCGAGATAAAAGGAAACGGAGAAATTGAGATTGGTATTACCAAGTTTGCGCTGAACTCCCTTAATGTAGATGAATTTGGCCTGGACGATATGGATAACAAGATCATGCGCGTAATGATCGAGAACTTTCGCGGAAAACCGGTAGGAATTTCGGCGCTGGCCACATCAATAGGTGAAAATCCGGAAACGCTGGAAGAAGTGTACGAGCCGTTCCTCATTCAGGAAGGATTTATGATACGTACACCACGCGGACGGGAAGTAACGGAGAAAGCTTACAGACATTTGAATATATCAGTACCTAAAAGACCGGACCAGTTGTTTTAG
- the rplL gene encoding 50S ribosomal protein L7/L12 translates to MSDLKNLAETLVNLTVKDVNELATILKDEYGIEPAAAAVVMSAGGGGEAAEEKTEFDVILKAAGASKLAVVKLVKDLTGAGLKEAKDMVDGAPTAIKSGISKDEAEALKKQLEEAGAEVELK, encoded by the coding sequence ATGTCAGATTTAAAAAACTTAGCGGAAACGCTTGTAAACCTTACTGTTAAAGACGTAAATGAATTAGCTACTATCCTTAAGGATGAGTACGGAATTGAGCCAGCTGCTGCTGCTGTAGTTATGTCTGCAGGTGGTGGCGGTGAAGCTGCTGAAGAGAAAACAGAATTCGACGTAATTCTTAAAGCTGCCGGTGCTTCCAAACTTGCTGTAGTTAAATTGGTAAAAGATCTTACAGGTGCTGGTCTTAAAGAAGCTAAGGATATGGTAGATGGTGCTCCAACTGCAATCAAATCCGGAATCTCTAAAGACGAAGCTGAAGCTCTTAAGAAGCAACTTGAAGAAGCTGGTGCTGAAGTAGAACTTAAGTAA
- the coaE gene encoding dephospho-CoA kinase (Dephospho-CoA kinase (CoaE) performs the final step in coenzyme A biosynthesis.) — protein MDTNDGGTASPEPEPQVIGLTGGIGSGKSTVAKFIEEMGYPVYYSDIRAKEIVNDNPELKQQIIGLLGPSAYDSDSRYNRKIVAGKVFENDALLQGLNSLIHPAVRKDFEQWIAQQHNSFIFKETALLFELGLDKECAQTILVTAEDNIRMKRVMDRDGKTYREIEAIMDKQLPEKDKLKLADYIINNNDGLDELEAETRTVLEQLELS, from the coding sequence ATGGACACTAACGATGGCGGTACCGCCTCGCCGGAACCCGAACCCCAGGTCATTGGCCTTACAGGAGGTATTGGTTCCGGCAAAAGTACAGTAGCAAAATTCATTGAAGAAATGGGTTATCCTGTATACTACTCTGATATCCGGGCAAAGGAAATCGTGAACGACAACCCCGAACTAAAACAGCAGATCATTGGATTACTGGGCCCATCTGCCTACGACAGCGACAGCAGATACAACAGAAAGATCGTAGCAGGTAAGGTTTTCGAAAACGATGCTTTACTGCAGGGCCTGAACAGTCTTATTCATCCAGCGGTACGTAAAGATTTTGAACAGTGGATAGCTCAACAGCATAACAGCTTTATATTTAAAGAAACTGCCTTACTGTTCGAACTGGGACTGGACAAAGAGTGTGCACAGACCATCCTGGTAACTGCCGAGGATAACATCCGGATGAAAAGGGTTATGGACAGGGACGGAAAAACGTACAGGGAAATAGAAGCCATTATGGACAAACAGCTACCGGAAAAGGATAAACTTAAGCTGGCAGATTATATAATCAATAATAACGATGGTCTTGATGAACTGGAAGCCGAAACACGTACTGTATTGGAGCAACTGGAATTAAGCTGA
- the hutI gene encoding imidazolonepropionase, which produces MKLIGPFKQIVTLANLPLRGKLADEQLQIIENGGILVKNGYVEEVASYESLYRQYPDIDTEAVKGAQICLPAFTDCHTHICFGGNRANDFAMRNGGKTYLEIAESGGGIWSSVQHTRAASDDELIQTTLERVNFLISLGITTIEIKSGYGLDVENELKMLRVIKKVQAMTEATLIPTCLAAHLKPRDFEGSNAEYLDFIVNSILPRVKEEGLAKRVDIFIEKSAFQPEESRRFLRKANELGFEITVHADQFTPGSSRIAVEVGAKSADHLEATADEDIAFLADSETVAVALPGASLGLGEKFTPARKILDANGILAIASDWNPGSAPMGNLITQASVLATFQKLSTAEVLAGLTFRSAFALGLEDRGRLEEGKKADFVTFKTDNFHNVLYRQGSLRAESVFINGRNVSNE; this is translated from the coding sequence ATGAAACTTATAGGACCTTTTAAACAGATTGTTACATTGGCCAATCTACCCCTGCGCGGTAAATTGGCTGATGAGCAGCTTCAGATAATTGAGAACGGTGGGATTTTAGTTAAAAATGGATATGTAGAAGAAGTAGCTTCTTACGAAAGTCTGTACAGACAGTATCCGGATATTGATACAGAGGCTGTAAAGGGCGCTCAGATCTGTCTGCCCGCCTTCACCGACTGCCATACGCATATTTGCTTTGGCGGAAACCGCGCCAATGATTTCGCCATGCGTAACGGAGGTAAGACTTACCTTGAAATTGCAGAAAGCGGTGGTGGTATCTGGAGTTCTGTACAGCATACACGTGCCGCTTCCGATGATGAACTTATTCAGACCACCCTGGAAAGAGTTAATTTCCTCATTTCTCTGGGTATTACTACCATTGAGATTAAGTCGGGTTATGGGCTGGATGTTGAAAATGAACTTAAAATGCTGCGCGTCATTAAAAAAGTGCAGGCCATGACAGAAGCTACGCTTATTCCAACCTGCCTTGCAGCCCATTTGAAACCGCGTGATTTTGAGGGCAGCAATGCTGAATACCTGGACTTTATTGTCAACAGCATTTTACCCCGTGTTAAGGAAGAAGGTCTGGCCAAACGTGTGGATATTTTTATTGAAAAATCTGCATTTCAACCAGAGGAAAGCCGTCGTTTCCTTCGGAAAGCCAACGAGTTGGGCTTTGAAATCACCGTTCATGCCGATCAGTTCACGCCGGGAAGCTCAAGGATTGCTGTTGAAGTTGGCGCAAAGTCAGCAGATCATCTGGAAGCTACCGCTGATGAAGATATTGCATTTTTGGCTGATTCCGAAACGGTAGCGGTTGCATTGCCCGGCGCCAGTCTTGGCCTTGGCGAGAAGTTCACTCCCGCCAGAAAGATCCTTGACGCAAACGGTATACTGGCCATTGCCTCCGACTGGAATCCGGGTTCAGCACCAATGGGGAACCTTATAACCCAGGCTTCGGTGCTGGCTACATTCCAAAAACTGTCCACCGCCGAAGTTTTGGCCGGTTTGACTTTCCGGTCGGCTTTTGCATTGGGGCTGGAAGACCGCGGAAGGCTGGAAGAAGGAAAAAAGGCGGACTTTGTAACTTTCAAAACAGATAATTTCCATAACGTACTTTACCGGCAGGGCAGTCTGCGGGCAGAAAGCGTATTTATCAACGGAAGAAATGTAAGCAATGAATAG
- a CDS encoding aldehyde dehydrogenase family protein, with amino-acid sequence MTKEIQNKLDAADKAFHEWKTVSFGDRKKLFKKLARLLEKNSSKLAEIITKEMGKPISQSVAEIEKCALMTRYYANAENVLKPEKVETEFRISEIHYAPKGVILGVMPWNFPFWQVLRFAVPTILAGNTVVVKHASICFGSGNAIEKLFLEAGFPNAVFQNLEVGHEVVKEILEDARVKAVSLTGSEGAGAEVAATAGRNIKKSLLELGGSDAFIVLDDADLEAAAEGGAKARLANCGQACNAGKRFIIQKKIEKNFMPLFINEYRKYVPADPMDPETDIAGMARPDLADELEKQYNTALESGAEIILPLERISDTAFMPGLIKVKPGNPVLKEELFGPLGMVMIAKNDKDALQLANDIPFGLANSVWTADRKRQKFFIENLESGTVSVNRETSSDPRLPFGGAKSSGYGVELSLLALREFVTVKTVVGE; translated from the coding sequence ATGACAAAAGAAATACAGAACAAACTGGATGCAGCCGACAAGGCTTTTCACGAATGGAAAACCGTATCCTTTGGCGACCGGAAAAAGCTGTTTAAGAAACTGGCCAGGCTTCTCGAAAAAAACTCTTCAAAGCTGGCAGAAATTATCACAAAGGAGATGGGTAAACCCATTTCCCAATCGGTTGCTGAGATAGAGAAATGTGCTTTGATGACGCGCTATTACGCAAATGCAGAAAATGTGCTGAAGCCTGAAAAGGTGGAAACTGAATTCCGGATTTCGGAAATCCATTATGCTCCGAAAGGTGTCATCCTGGGCGTGATGCCATGGAATTTTCCATTCTGGCAGGTGCTCAGGTTTGCAGTTCCTACCATCCTGGCGGGGAATACCGTAGTGGTGAAACATGCGTCTATTTGTTTCGGCAGTGGAAACGCTATTGAAAAGCTGTTCTTAGAGGCGGGTTTCCCAAATGCTGTTTTTCAGAATCTTGAAGTGGGCCATGAGGTAGTTAAGGAAATTCTGGAAGACGCGAGAGTGAAAGCTGTAAGTCTTACAGGCAGTGAAGGTGCAGGTGCTGAAGTAGCAGCCACGGCAGGTAGAAACATCAAAAAATCGCTTCTTGAACTTGGCGGTTCGGATGCTTTTATTGTTCTGGATGATGCCGATTTGGAAGCTGCTGCTGAAGGTGGAGCTAAAGCCAGACTGGCAAACTGTGGTCAGGCTTGCAATGCAGGTAAGCGTTTCATCATCCAAAAAAAGATTGAGAAAAATTTTATGCCGCTCTTCATTAACGAATACCGGAAGTATGTACCTGCTGATCCCATGGATCCAGAGACCGATATAGCAGGTATGGCCAGACCGGACCTCGCAGACGAGCTGGAGAAGCAGTACAATACCGCTTTGGAGAGCGGTGCAGAGATTATTCTGCCACTGGAGCGGATTTCCGATACGGCTTTCATGCCTGGACTGATTAAGGTAAAGCCGGGAAACCCTGTTTTAAAGGAGGAACTTTTTGGACCTTTGGGGATGGTAATGATTGCTAAAAATGATAAGGACGCGTTACAGCTTGCCAATGATATTCCATTTGGACTTGCCAATTCTGTGTGGACTGCTGACCGAAAAAGGCAGAAGTTCTTTATTGAAAACCTGGAGTCCGGCACGGTAAGTGTGAACCGGGAAACCAGTTCGGACCCACGGCTGCCGTTTGGAGGTGCCAAATCATCGGGATATGGTGTGGAGCTTTCCCTGCTGGCTCTGAGGGAATTTGTAACTGTTAAAACAGTTGTAGGGGAGTAG